One Sphaerisporangium krabiense DNA segment encodes these proteins:
- the trxA gene encoding thioredoxin has translation MGEIKSVTDATFEAEVLKSDKPVLVDFWAEWCGPCRQVAPILQEIATEHADKLSIVKINIDENPETPRDYGVLQIPTLNVYKGGEVVKQIIGAKPKAMLLRELDGVI, from the coding sequence TTGGGCGAGATCAAGTCCGTGACCGACGCCACGTTCGAGGCCGAAGTCCTCAAGAGCGACAAGCCGGTGCTCGTGGACTTCTGGGCCGAATGGTGCGGTCCGTGCCGCCAGGTCGCGCCGATCCTGCAGGAGATCGCGACCGAGCACGCCGACAAGCTCAGCATCGTCAAGATCAACATTGACGAGAATCCCGAGACTCCGCGGGACTACGGCGTACTCCAGATTCCGACCCTGAACGTCTACAAGGGTGGAGAGGTCGTGAAGCAGATCATCGGCGCCAAGCCGAAGGCCATGCTGCTCCGCGAGCTCGACGGCGTCATCTGA
- a CDS encoding GNAT family N-acetyltransferase — protein MNITLDNLDDLPRRCRRCVFWELDPVSGERAQLAGDPGLEKEAWISATLLEWGSCGKICYVDGVSAGFVLYAPPLYVPRSVAFPTSPVSADAVLLMTAHIVPEFSGGGLGRMLIQGVAKDLTRRGVRAIEAFGDLKWEQPGCVLPAEYLLAVGFKTVRPHLRFPRLRLELKTAASWREDVEVALERLLGSMTPERALRPV, from the coding sequence GTGAACATCACACTCGACAATCTCGACGATCTGCCGCGTCGCTGCCGGCGCTGCGTCTTCTGGGAACTCGACCCCGTGAGCGGAGAACGCGCCCAACTCGCCGGCGACCCCGGACTGGAAAAGGAGGCGTGGATCTCCGCCACCCTGCTCGAATGGGGAAGCTGCGGAAAGATCTGCTACGTCGACGGGGTTTCCGCCGGATTCGTCCTGTACGCGCCCCCGTTGTACGTGCCGCGCTCCGTCGCCTTCCCCACCTCGCCGGTGAGCGCCGACGCCGTCCTGTTGATGACCGCCCACATCGTGCCCGAGTTCTCCGGCGGCGGCCTCGGCCGCATGCTGATCCAGGGCGTGGCCAAAGACCTCACGCGGCGCGGCGTGCGGGCGATCGAGGCGTTCGGCGACCTGAAATGGGAACAGCCGGGCTGCGTTCTCCCCGCCGAATACCTGCTCGCGGTGGGTTTCAAGACCGTCAGGCCGCATTTGCGCTTTCCCCGCCTGCGGCTGGAGCTGAAGACCGCCGCCTCATGGCGTGAGGACGTCGAGGTGGCCCTGGAACGGCTCCTGGGCTCCATGACCCCGGAACGCGCCCTTCGCCCGGTCTGA
- a CDS encoding aminotransferase-like domain-containing protein — translation MVASEVRALFAVASRPEVVSLAGGMPYVTALPLDSVGELVADLVARRGTVALQYGSGQGDAHLREQICEVMRLEGIEAGADDVVVTVGSQQALDLITRIFIDPGDVILAEGPSYVGALGTFAAYEASVLHVAMDDHGLVPEALAETIASLARQGRRIKFLYTIPNFQNPAGVTLSVARRRQVLEICRRAGVLVVEDNPYGLLGFDGEPMRALRADDPEGVVYLGSFSKTLAPGFRVGWALAPHAVRDKLVLAMESAVLSHSSFSQLAVGQYLATQPWREQIKTFRELYRERRDTMLTALEALMPSGCSWTRPAGGFFVWMTLPEGLDSKAILPRAVAERVAFVPGTGFYADGSGARNMRLSYCYPEPHRIREGVRRLAGVIEQELVIRDTFGTGSAPTHAGVDTPGPDVA, via the coding sequence ATGGTGGCCTCCGAGGTCCGAGCTCTTTTCGCCGTCGCGTCGAGGCCCGAGGTGGTCTCGCTGGCCGGCGGCATGCCGTACGTCACGGCCCTCCCCCTCGACAGCGTCGGCGAGCTCGTCGCCGACCTCGTGGCACGGCGCGGCACGGTCGCGCTCCAGTACGGCTCCGGCCAGGGCGACGCGCACCTGCGCGAGCAGATCTGCGAGGTCATGCGCCTGGAGGGCATCGAGGCGGGCGCGGACGACGTCGTCGTCACCGTCGGCTCCCAGCAGGCGCTCGACCTGATCACCCGCATCTTCATCGACCCGGGCGACGTGATCCTTGCCGAGGGCCCGTCCTACGTCGGCGCGCTCGGCACGTTCGCGGCCTACGAGGCGTCCGTTCTCCACGTCGCCATGGACGACCACGGGCTCGTCCCCGAGGCGCTCGCCGAGACGATCGCCTCGCTGGCGCGCCAGGGCCGCCGCATCAAGTTCCTCTACACCATCCCGAACTTCCAGAACCCCGCCGGCGTCACGCTCAGCGTGGCCCGCCGCCGCCAGGTGCTGGAGATCTGCCGCCGGGCCGGCGTGCTCGTCGTGGAGGACAACCCTTACGGGCTCCTCGGCTTCGACGGCGAGCCGATGCGGGCGTTACGAGCGGACGACCCGGAAGGGGTCGTGTACCTGGGGTCGTTCTCCAAGACGCTCGCGCCGGGCTTCCGGGTCGGCTGGGCGCTCGCCCCGCACGCCGTCAGGGACAAGCTGGTGCTGGCGATGGAGTCGGCCGTGCTGTCGCACTCCAGCTTCTCCCAGCTCGCCGTCGGGCAGTACCTGGCCACCCAGCCATGGCGTGAGCAGATCAAGACGTTCCGCGAGCTGTACCGCGAGCGCCGTGACACCATGCTCACCGCGCTGGAGGCGCTCATGCCGTCCGGGTGCTCCTGGACCCGCCCCGCGGGCGGGTTCTTCGTGTGGATGACGCTCCCCGAGGGGCTGGACTCCAAGGCCATCCTGCCGCGGGCGGTCGCCGAGCGGGTGGCGTTCGTGCCCGGCACCGGCTTCTACGCCGACGGGTCCGGCGCCCGCAACATGCGCCTGTCGTACTGCTACCCCGAGCCGCACCGCATCCGCGAGGGCGTGCGGCGCCTGGCGGGCGTGATCGAGCAGGAACTGGTGATCCGCGACACGTTCGGCACCGGCTCGGCGCCCACGCACGCCGGGGTCGACACCCCCGGGCCCGACGTAGCCTGA
- a CDS encoding D-alanine--D-alanine ligase family protein, with translation MSDLGHVLVLAGGLSYEREVSLRSGRRVSEVLRAAGIDVETRDTDASLVPSVLADPPDAVFVTLHGGSGEDGAIRSVLELLSVPYVGAAPDACRIAFDKPTAKTVVRSVGVRTPEAVVLPKETFHDLGATAVLARIIDRLGLPLFVKPSRGGSALGASIVRKADELPAAMVGCFAYGDTALVERYIEGVEVAVSVIDAGDGPAALPPVEIVADEGVYDYSARYTAGHTEFFAPARLRPEVAEACAQMAITAHTALGLRDLSRTDIIVDASGQPYFLEVNVAPGMTETSLLPMAAEAAGQDLSQICASLLRAAVRRAAA, from the coding sequence ATGAGCGATCTCGGCCATGTGCTGGTGCTGGCGGGCGGGTTGTCCTACGAGCGCGAGGTCTCGCTGCGCTCGGGCCGCCGGGTGAGCGAGGTGCTCCGCGCCGCCGGCATCGACGTCGAGACGCGCGACACCGACGCCTCCCTGGTGCCCTCCGTCCTCGCCGACCCGCCGGACGCGGTGTTCGTGACCCTGCACGGCGGCAGCGGAGAGGACGGCGCGATCCGCTCGGTGCTGGAGCTGCTCTCGGTCCCGTACGTGGGCGCGGCGCCGGACGCCTGCCGGATCGCCTTCGACAAGCCGACCGCCAAGACCGTCGTACGATCGGTCGGGGTGCGCACGCCCGAGGCGGTCGTCCTGCCCAAGGAGACCTTCCACGACCTCGGCGCCACGGCCGTGCTGGCCCGCATCATCGACCGCCTGGGGCTGCCGCTGTTCGTCAAGCCGTCGCGCGGCGGGTCGGCGCTCGGGGCGTCCATCGTCCGCAAGGCGGACGAGCTGCCGGCCGCGATGGTCGGCTGCTTCGCGTACGGGGACACCGCGCTGGTCGAGCGGTACATCGAGGGCGTGGAGGTCGCGGTGTCCGTCATCGACGCCGGCGACGGCCCCGCGGCGCTGCCGCCCGTCGAGATCGTCGCGGACGAGGGCGTGTACGACTACTCCGCCCGTTACACCGCCGGGCACACCGAGTTCTTCGCCCCCGCGCGGCTGCGCCCGGAGGTCGCCGAGGCGTGCGCCCAGATGGCGATCACCGCGCACACGGCCCTCGGCCTGCGCGACCTGTCACGCACCGACATCATCGTCGACGCCTCCGGTCAGCCCTACTTCCTGGAGGTCAACGTGGCGCCCGGCATGACGGAGACCTCGCTGCTGCCCATGGCGGCGGAGGCCGCCGGGCAGGATCTGTCGCAGATCTGCGCGTCCCTGCTGCGCGCCGCGGTCCGCCGCGCCGCCGCCTAG
- a CDS encoding threonine aldolase family protein, with translation MIETLYPKSFASDNHAGAHPSVVAAAVAANEGDAPAYGDDRWTDVLAGQIRAEFGDAAASLVVLNGTGANMLSLSLLLGRRYEAVICPDTAHIATHETGAAERVLGVKLITVPTPDGKLTPGDVTARLGGRGNISEVQPSVVSISQVTELGTCYTPDEVAALADAAHAHGMALHVDGARLANAAAFLGCSLRELTTDAGVDVVSFGASKNGAMVGEAVVVLRRELAQAGPFLRRQTLQLASKMRFVSAQISALLTDGLWRRNADQANAMARRLADGVAGLTGLAIRWPVESNAVFASLPMAAVDELRARFAFHVWDENTGTVRWMTAFDTTPEDVDTFVAAIRQVLKS, from the coding sequence GTGATCGAAACCCTTTACCCCAAGAGCTTCGCCAGTGACAACCACGCGGGCGCGCATCCCTCCGTGGTGGCCGCCGCCGTCGCCGCCAACGAGGGGGACGCGCCCGCCTACGGGGACGACCGGTGGACGGACGTGCTCGCCGGGCAAATCCGTGCCGAGTTCGGGGACGCGGCCGCCAGCCTGGTCGTCCTGAACGGCACCGGGGCCAACATGCTCAGCCTCAGCCTCCTGCTGGGGCGGCGGTACGAGGCGGTCATCTGCCCGGACACCGCGCACATCGCCACGCACGAGACGGGCGCGGCCGAGCGTGTCCTCGGCGTCAAGCTGATCACGGTGCCGACGCCCGACGGGAAGCTCACGCCCGGGGACGTGACCGCCCGCCTGGGCGGGCGCGGCAACATCAGCGAGGTGCAGCCGAGCGTCGTCTCCATCTCACAGGTGACGGAGCTCGGCACCTGCTACACGCCGGACGAGGTCGCCGCGCTGGCCGACGCGGCGCACGCCCACGGCATGGCGCTGCACGTGGACGGCGCCCGCCTGGCCAACGCGGCCGCCTTCCTCGGGTGCTCGCTGCGCGAGCTGACGACCGACGCCGGCGTGGACGTGGTGAGCTTCGGCGCCAGCAAGAACGGCGCGATGGTCGGCGAGGCGGTGGTGGTGCTGCGCCGCGAACTCGCGCAGGCGGGTCCGTTCCTGCGTCGCCAGACGCTGCAGCTCGCCTCCAAGATGCGCTTCGTCTCGGCGCAGATCTCCGCGCTGCTCACCGACGGGCTCTGGCGCCGGAACGCCGATCAGGCCAACGCCATGGCCCGCCGGCTCGCCGACGGCGTGGCCGGCCTTACCGGGCTGGCGATCCGCTGGCCGGTCGAGTCGAACGCCGTCTTCGCCTCGCTGCCCATGGCGGCGGTCGACGAGCTGCGCGCCCGCTTCGCCTTCCACGTGTGGGACGAGAACACCGGCACCGTCCGCTGGATGACCGCCTTCGACACCACGCCGGAGGACGTGGACACGTTCGTGGCGGCGATCCGCCAGGTGCTCAAGAGCTGA
- a CDS encoding ParB/RepB/Spo0J family partition protein — MAQQRRGGLGKGLGALIPTGPIVEAAGGTGTVPEAAPVDDGPKPVAGAYFMEIPVKSITRNPRQPREIFDEDAITELADSIREVGLLQPIVVRSLGEGNYELIMGERRWRASKLLGLDEIPAIVRNTQDDAMLRDALIENLQREQLNALEEAAAYRQLLDDFGATHEQLAQRVGRSRSHITNTLRLLNLPGNVQLRVAAGTISAGHARALLTLSDPAAQEHLASRIVAEGLSVRTVEEIVSMGEATAAPAPRARRAKDAPDPTLAHLAHRLSDHFETRVKVDLGRRKGRIVVEFASMDDLERIISAMAPGAALED, encoded by the coding sequence GTGGCTCAGCAGAGGCGTGGTGGATTGGGGAAGGGACTCGGCGCCCTGATCCCCACCGGGCCGATCGTCGAGGCGGCGGGCGGTACGGGCACGGTTCCCGAGGCCGCTCCGGTGGACGACGGGCCGAAGCCCGTTGCGGGCGCCTATTTCATGGAGATCCCCGTCAAGTCGATCACGAGGAACCCGCGGCAGCCCCGTGAGATCTTCGACGAGGACGCCATCACCGAGCTGGCCGACTCCATCCGCGAGGTCGGTCTCCTCCAGCCGATCGTCGTGCGTTCCCTCGGTGAGGGAAACTACGAGCTGATCATGGGGGAGCGGCGCTGGCGGGCGTCCAAGCTCCTCGGGCTCGACGAGATCCCCGCCATCGTCAGGAACACCCAGGACGACGCGATGCTGCGCGACGCCCTGATCGAGAACCTGCAGCGGGAGCAGCTCAACGCGCTGGAAGAAGCGGCGGCCTACCGGCAGCTCCTGGACGACTTCGGCGCCACCCACGAGCAGCTCGCCCAGCGCGTCGGACGGTCCCGCTCGCACATCACCAACACGCTCCGCCTGCTGAACCTGCCGGGCAACGTCCAGCTTCGCGTCGCGGCCGGCACGATCAGCGCGGGCCATGCCCGGGCGCTCCTCACGCTCAGCGATCCGGCGGCGCAGGAACACCTCGCCTCCCGCATCGTCGCCGAGGGCCTGTCCGTCCGCACCGTGGAAGAGATCGTCTCGATGGGGGAGGCGACCGCCGCGCCGGCGCCGCGCGCCCGTCGTGCCAAGGACGCCCCCGACCCGACGCTGGCCCACCTCGCCCACCGGCTCTCCGACCACTTCGAGACCCGCGTGAAGGTCGATCTCGGCCGGCGCAAGGGACGTATCGTCGTGGAGTTCGCCTCGATGGACGACCTTGAGCGCATCATCAGCGCCATGGCTCCCGGAGCGGCGCTGGAGGACTGA
- a CDS encoding ParA family protein: MREGDWPRPPKRRVITIANQKGGVGKTTTAVNLAAGLSMHGQRVLVVDLDPQGNASTALSVEHRGDIPSVYQVLVEDMALAEIVRPVPDMPNLYCAPATIGLAGAEIELVSLVAREARLKRALEAYDAVELDYILIDCPPSLGLLTVNAMVAAEEVMIPIQCEYYALEGVSQLLQNVELVRVHLNQVLKVSTILLTMYDGRTRLASQVADEVRSHFGDTVLNTVIPRSVRVSEAPSYGQSVLTYDAGSSGAMAYMDAARELAYRGATVAEG; encoded by the coding sequence ATGCGTGAGGGCGACTGGCCCCGTCCTCCCAAGCGTCGCGTCATCACCATCGCCAACCAGAAGGGCGGCGTGGGCAAGACCACCACGGCGGTGAACCTGGCCGCGGGGCTGTCGATGCACGGCCAGCGCGTCCTGGTCGTGGACCTCGACCCCCAGGGCAACGCCTCGACGGCCTTGTCCGTCGAGCACCGCGGCGACATCCCGTCCGTCTATCAGGTGCTGGTCGAGGACATGGCGCTCGCCGAGATCGTCAGGCCGGTGCCGGACATGCCCAACCTCTACTGCGCGCCCGCGACGATCGGGCTGGCCGGCGCCGAGATCGAGCTGGTGTCGCTGGTGGCGCGCGAGGCCCGGCTCAAGCGCGCCCTCGAGGCCTACGACGCCGTCGAGCTCGACTACATCCTCATCGACTGCCCGCCCTCGCTCGGCCTGCTCACCGTGAACGCCATGGTCGCGGCGGAAGAGGTCATGATTCCCATCCAGTGCGAGTACTACGCGCTCGAAGGGGTCAGCCAGCTCCTCCAGAACGTCGAGCTGGTCCGCGTACACCTGAACCAGGTGCTGAAGGTCTCCACGATCCTGCTCACCATGTACGACGGCCGTACACGGCTGGCGTCCCAGGTCGCCGACGAGGTGCGCTCGCACTTCGGGGACACGGTGCTGAACACGGTGATCCCGCGCAGCGTCCGGGTGTCGGAGGCGCCGAGCTACGGGCAGTCCGTGCTCACCTACGACGCCGGCTCCAGCGGCGCCATGGCCTACATGGACGCCGCCCGCGAACTCGCCTACCGGGGGGCCACGGTGGCGGAAGGCTGA